The DNA window tatgatcatcatcatcatcatcattgatctagtcggtgaccgtgtttagtcccactgtgtgaggaacaccatcggtctgtgttacaTTTGAGGGGTGCCATTATGTACGGCATGCCCtttgtctatattacctgtgattagtaccaccatcagAGGAACGCCACGAGTACGACATgtatgatttgtaccactataggaggaaggccatggttctacattaccagTAATTAATAGTATTATAAGGATCAGTGCATGGATTTTGGATCCTTGTGGACAACGAGCATTATCTCCGAAAATAAGGTATTGTAAATTGGCTCCACTAATTTTCTTTAATTCATGGCCCATTTGTCATtgtcatttgttttagattttattacACAGTACCAACAAGAGCATTTTCTTTAATGGTGAGTGttgaaaacttgataatcatagcaattctgattgtagaaatttcaaacaaacattaattatcactgcaagtttgtgagggaaagtaACCTTTGGTATCTATATTTTTTGGTTCTCATGTATTTAAACAGTGTAAGTGACACAAGTGTCCCCGGTACaatggaccccacaccttattgGTTTGTAAAGAACAAACAATTCCCAATAATGATATACCTGTTAGAAGTTCTGCAATTGAGCCAGTCCCCAAATATTTAGTTAACCAAAACGTGTATAGCAGTGAAGAACTgttcaggagagattgtactagttaaaGATTTTATTGGACTGGGTTATTCTTAGTATCTTGTAGACTTGTCACGaaaggagagattgtactagttgaagattttattggactgggggagtcatttattctTAGTATCTTGTAGACTTGTCACGAAAGCagagattgtactagttgaagattttattggactgggggagtcatttattctTAGTGTCTTGTAGACTTGTCATTCGTACTAAGGTTTGTTGACTACCTGTGTTTGGTATAGGCAATACTGATGTATCGCCTGGATGATCCACATGCAACCTTGTTTCGTTCtctaatgtgtcagattatacattgaagttgaactgtacAGTTGTGAATAATCAacaagccaacttcctgcacaacaaattgattgttccagttcGTATATTGCTCGTGATGTCATTTTAAGTGTTACAACATTTAAGCAGCGTTCTTCCTCTTATATCTTGCGAAGAGTTGAAGTCTGttatgatattttgtcttctaataccttgcataaggaaggttatcgcactttgttagatgaccaaatttggttggggaTTGTCAGGCACCATCCCTGATTTTTCTGTTAGAAATAACGCCAAAGTTCGGTGTGCCAGGCTGATAAATCTCGATTCTCTTTACACAAAATAGCGGaggttttggaagcttgaagaacGCTATAAACCAttccttactcctgaagaaagggcatgtgaagaacatattttgaacaatgatgaaatggatgattctggcaggtttaatgGCAAATTTCCTATTCGTTCTCAAGTGTCACCTCTACATCAgtttaagcataatgctgttaaaatgctcgaatacactgaaaataagtttgctaggtaatgccaggtaatgtaatgtaatgtaacgtaatgtaattttcatgcgtgaatacagtgaaacgaGACACATGGAAAATATACTCCATATGACTTCTAACTCATCAAGCAtacatatgccccatcattgtgtactCAAAGATTCTAGCGTGAAAACCAACCAAACTGTTGAGTTTGACAGAAGTTGTGAATCTTGAAATGGGATAGTTTTGAACCCTTCGTAAACGGCTGACCCTGAAGTTTAGCCTGACTTCCTGTCTATTTTTTAAGATTAATAACCCATCTTGAAACTCATTCAACTGATGTTCCTAAGATATACCAGTTTGTGTTAATGCAACCCGACCACAGGAGTCTTCGGAATATTGTGTGCTGTGAATCCTAGCGTGATGAAGAGAACTACCACCGTACGACTGTTATAAGTTCTGCCCGATTTCTTGCTCCGAAATTTCTAGTTCAGCTTGCTGACGAACACAAAGAATCTCACTCTCCTGCATATTCTTATTTGTACCTTGATACGTTGACAGGTATTAGCTCAGATGAAGTAGCTGAGGGGCTTCAGTCAGAAAAATGATTATCTCAGAAATTGGACGTCAAATTGGCCAGAAGCCCTTGCCAATGTCCAGTAGATGATAGAGAAATCCTGACAACATATaatctcactaaggatgaagccattaaattattagttattatttggcATCTTAAATGTGATGAGTCTCAATTAAAATGAAGTTGCGAATGCAGGTAAGGGGAGCATTTACCACAATAATTGCTTCCATATAGGACCCTCTTGAATAGTTTGTCTGTGCtgtggttaagtgcaaacttatcatGTATTCTATTAGGCAAATGGAAATTATATGGGCTTGTGTGTTTGAGACTTTATCTAAAATTATTGAGGTTTGGTCTGCTATGTTATGTGATAAGAAGCAATCTTGGTACATATATTGCGTTTTCTTCTGATTATTGTATTTGATTTAGTCATCTGAATAGTaaagtttaataacttattttttcGTTTTCTAGATTTGGGAATGTTCAATTAATTACCGGAGGTCCGATGGGTACGTGTAACAGTAGGTGCAAGATAACGAAGGAAGGAAGTAAGGTAATGTGCACGTTGCCCACTCGTACTGAATGCAACCTACACATGTTCTGTGACCCTGAAAAAAAGTCCAAACCATCCTAATAGCGAATGGGAACtatgttgtaatgaatgtggttctaagtttTCTCGGAAATCGCACCTTCGGCGTCACATTGCTACACATACTAGTGTGCGTCCATATTCTTGTAAACAATGTGGCCTGAAGTTTTCTCACAAATCGCATATTAATAGTCACCATTgtacacatactggtgagcatcCATATTCCTGTCAACAATGTGGTAAGACGTTCTCTCACGAAACGAGCCTTCTGCGTCACCTTCGTATACATATTGGTGAGCGTCCAAATgcttgtaaacaatgtggtaagaggCTTTCTGAGAGGTCTAATGTTCGGCGTCACCTTCTTAAACATACTGGAGAGCGTCCATAttcctgtaaacaatgtggtacAAGGTTTTCCCAGAAGTCGAATCTTATGCGTCACCTTCTTAAACATACTGGAGAGCGTCCATATTCCTGTAAACAATGTGGCACAAGGTTTTCCCAGAAGTCGAATCTTGTGCGTCATCTTCGTAAACATACTGGAGAGAATCCTCATGATTGTAGCCAATGTGGTAAGATGTTCTCTGACGAGACGAGTCTTCAGCGTCACCTTCgtatacatactggtgagcgtccatattcctgtgatAAATGTGGTTCTAATTTTACTCAAAAGTCAATTCTTCGAAAACACCAGTTAACACATACTGTTGAGCGTCCATATTGCTGTAAACAATGTGGTACGAGGTTTTCCCAGAAGTCGAATCTCATGCGTCACCTTCGTAAACATACTGGAGAGCATCCTTATGCTTGTAGTCAATGTGGTAAGACTTTCTCTCACGAGACGAGTCTTCAGCGTCACCTTCGATTACATACTGATGAGCGTCCATAttcttgtaaacaatgtggtaagaggttttctgaAAGGTCTAATCTGCGGCGTCACCTTCTtaaacatactggtgagcgtccacattgcTGTAAACAATGTGGTTCGAGGTTTTCGCAGAAGTCGAGTCTAATGCGTCACCTTCTTAAACATACTGGAGAGCATCCACATGCTTGTAGTCTATGTGGTAAGACTTTCTCTCACGAGACTAGTCTTCAGCGTCACCTTCgtatacatactggtgagcgtccatattcctgtaaacaatgtggtaagaggttttctgaTAGGTCTAATCTTCGACGCCACCTTCTTACACATACTGACTAGCTTTCTTATTCCTGTAGACAATGTGGTAAGACATTTCCTGAGAAGACGAGTCTTCAGCGTCACCTCCTTATACATATTGGTGAGCGTCCAATTTTTCTGTTATCAATGTCCTTCTAAGTTTACCGTAAAGTTTAGTCTTATTAGGCACGTACTTACACATTCTCGTGAGCGTgcacatttttgtaaataatgtggtaatcagttttctaataattttcatcGTGAGCGTCCAGACAAGGCGACTAGCAACACCTGCTTATCCATACTAAAGAGAGTCCCCGTTCTGTAATGACTCTGCGAAGAAGTTTTCTAAAAGGCAGTTCTTCGACAACATACGCTGACGGATACTAGGGTGCGTCTACATTCCTTCGATCACTGCGATAATTAGTTTTATTACGTATTGCATTCTTCGAGAACAAGCAACATTGCATCTCTCCCACTTGGTTGAGATTGATGTGTGTAAACGCTTTGGCCAGAAGTCTGAGTTGAATATGCACTTAGTTATAGAAATCTTAGTTGCGTGTTAAAAGACAGCGGTTTTTAGACACGTCCACAACATTTTGTTCAATGTGGTAATATTTCAACCTAATCTGATATTCGACCACACATGTTTGCGATTTTTGGATAGCGCCCACATTGTCGTAATGGATATGGTAGGAAGTATATTGAAGAGTGCATATTGGGTATACTATAATATACGTtagtaacaaaatcattaataaacatcgtCATATGACTAAAATCATCAAATCAAATATTTAAACACCTCATGCTGGGTGCCATTTTTAATGTTACTGTTTCTTTAGTCATCAGTCAGACTGGTTAAGTTCTACATGCCACCCTCtcttttgctaaccttttcatttctacgtaactattgtatccaacATCTGcccttatctgcttgtcatattcttactttcgactacccctaacgttcttaccgcctaaacttccttcaacaaccaactgaataagtcctggttgTCTTGAGACGTGTCCTGTTATTTTGTCCCTTGTTCTTGTCAAATTTACccatcgatctctcaccaattcgattcagtatctctataTTTGTGATACGATCCATCcatctttcagcattcttctgtaacaccccatttgagaaagcttctattctccttcttcctgagctagttgtcaatttttcacttccatgcaatgccacgctccagatgaaggtctccagaaacatttttctaattcctatcaatgtttgaagtgagcaaatgtcctttcttaagaaagctctgcctTCCTTgttgtagtctgcattttatgtcctccttctgccattgttagttattttactacccaagtaacaatattcatctacttccttgaagacttcatttcctaatctaatatttcctgcatcacctgccttcgttcgactgcattccattacttttgttttggacttatttatattcatcttgtactacttaaccaagacttcgtccacaacaatcagcagcttctcgagatcttgtgcagtctgagatagaataacaatatcatcggcaaatctcaaggtcttcaTTTCCACTCGTTTGattgtgaatccctttccaaattcctctttgatatcttatactgtctgttctatgtaaacattggaaaggagggtGACAAACTGTAGCTTtccctcaatcctttctggattgatgcttctgTTCCAAAACCCTCTGCAACGCCCAAGCCTATACACAACAATGATCACATGAAATGACAAAATGAGCACAAGACGCAAAATACCTTTGGGGGCTGGAACATTAAACGTTCCGACTTTGAGGACCCAGAACCTAAAGGATAAGATGACAGGGTCTTAGCTTACTACCTGAGGGGTGGCCATGTCAATATCGCTAACTACTAAATAAAAGCGaaattaaaattcagaaaataaaattttacttaaaaattaggaaaagaaaaaatatgattgatacttaaataagatttaaaactttctgcaatatattgaaaaataaacaaaataaagagcaaatatttctttgctagggtctttacgtcgcaccgacacatataggtcttatggcgacgatgggataggaaaggcctaggagttggaaggaagcggccgtggccttaattaaggtacagccccagcatttgtctggtgtgaaaatgggaaaccacggaaaaccatcttcagggctgccgatagtgggattcgaaccttctatctcccggatgcaagctcacagccgcgcgcctatacgtgcacggccaactcgcccggtagcaaatactttaatgataaaatcaaccgttttaattatgcattaaatactcagttttttacataaataaaattatgattgcgCACTCAGATAACAATGTAAAATAATCCTTACGATGTAATAAAATAAGTAATTTGGAGAACTTATACCCCCAAAAGCAAGTATTTCTTATTAAATTGATGAATTCAAATAagagacaaaattcttatttaaacaaaattaaaattgtgaaaactCACTCACATTACGAACTAAAAGTAACTCTTACAGTACAGAGAAATAAGTGTACTCTGAAGCTCGCATCAGAATCAATAAGTGACAAATATTAAGACGGATCCGCACGTTAAGAATTAAATACACCACTGGCCagtttttcataaacatttcaatcatcccagaaacatggtaacacgcacaattttaaaaccaaaggtcgcaaaccaaa is part of the Anabrus simplex isolate iqAnaSimp1 chromosome 10, ASM4041472v1, whole genome shotgun sequence genome and encodes:
- the LOC137502343 gene encoding zinc finger protein 154-like, with product MRHLLKHTGERPYSCKQCGTRFSQKSNLVRHLRKHTGENPHDCSQCGKMFSDETSLQRHLRIHTGERPYSCDKCGSNFTQKSILRKHQLTHTVERPYCCKQCGTRFSQKSNLMRHLRKHTGEHPYACSQCGKTFSHETSLQRHLRLHTDERPYSCKQCGKRFSERSNLRRHLLKHTGERPHCCKQCGSRFSQKSSLMRHLLKHTGEHPHACSLCGKTFSHETSLQRHLRIHTGERPYSCKQCGKRFSDRSNLRRHLLTHTD